The following proteins come from a genomic window of Misgurnus anguillicaudatus chromosome 10, ASM2758022v2, whole genome shotgun sequence:
- the ptpn3 gene encoding tyrosine-protein phosphatase non-receptor type 3 isoform X1, with translation MTSPWCVLGNKITSLGWADLSKHTHMPHSGLICVVLFPDGTTQNFTVNKNDAGHLLFDLACEQLKIIEKQYFSLQISEDTSSSPRWLDPNKPFKKQLKGSDPFFLIFRVRFFISDPNSLQHEQTRHFYFLQIKKDICEGRLKCPLSSAVVLASYAVQSELGDYVPETPPGYLSHTHFIPDQDHEFIAKVESLHPQHKGLCQSEAELCYLNTARTLDLYGVELHNAQDIHNPSLWVGITSGGVALFSNLICTSFFPWINIIKMSFKKKGFSVHLRRKHGELGNHVVSISIPSSRACKNLWRSCVDHHTFFNRKPSPAASKLSSVYLYRKLIGEKMLNPAVRSSSSEHLETKSLPSRSPPSTPNWRSPRLRHDVRKRRPSSVDNLTSEMGYVTASEDVFFTYRKNQEEGKTSGSWSHSDDVIAEEDDLHLWDNTVTAEGDLLLVRISPDQDGKFGFNVKGGVDQRMPLAISHVNPASPAGQCVPPLMEGDQVLLINGRDISEHTHQQVVMFIKASRESHSKELALLVRRKGVSLRAEPTLQLGLTLPGEISPMCSRTSGETLEESMTRLEKGLVTGTLLLQFEKLDKKKAGMLISCAKLSDNMDKNRYKDVLPYDSTRVVLQEEGDDYINASHVKTEPAGCALWYVASQGPMPNTCTHFWRSVWEQDINVIVMLTTLTERGRTKCHQYWPHPPEVRDYGYLQVCCHSEECNLAYVTREITLTNTKSGQQRSITHLQYVAWPDHGVPEDSSDFLDFVQSVRSMRRDSVPLMVHCSAGIGRTGVLITMETALTLMENEKPVYPLEIITLLREQRAMLVQASCQFSFVCEAILRVYREKFKQSQTPKS, from the exons ATGACATCCCCATGGTGTGTGCTCGGAAACAAGATCACTTCTCTTGGATGGGCTGATCtgtccaaacacacacacatgccaCACTCCGGCCTCATCTGTGTAGTGCTCTTCCCTGACGGCACGACCCAAAATTTTACTGTCAAT AAAAACGATGCTGGTCATCTGTTGTTCGACTTGGCTTGCGAACAGCTGAAGATTATCGAGAAGCAGTACTTCAGTCTGCAGATCAGTGAGGACACATCCAGCTCTCCG AGGTGGCTGGACCCCAACAAACCCTTCAAAAAACAGCTTAAGG GTTCAGATCCCttctttttaatatttagaGTACGGTTCTTTATCTCTGACCCAAACTCTCTCCAGCATGAACAGACCAG GCACTTTTATTTCTTGCAAATTAAAAAGGATATTTGTGAGGGGAG ATTGAAGTGTCCTTTAAGCTCTGCAGTGGTATTGGCGTCTTACGCTGTTCAAT ctgagctcGGAGATTATGTCCCTGAAACTCCACCTGGATACCTCAGTCATACCCATTTTATCCCAGATCAAGACCACGAGTTTATCGCTAAAGTGGAGTCATTGCATCCACAACACAA AGGTCTGTGTCAAAGTGAAGCCGAACTATGTTATTTGAATACAGCAAGAACTTTAGACCTTTATGGAGTGGAGCTGCATAATGCTCAG GATATTCATAACCCCTCCCTCTGGGTGGGGATTACATCAGGGGGTGTGGCCTTGTTTTCCAATTTAATTTGCACCAGTTTCTTCCCCTG GATTAACATCATCAAAATGTCATTCAAAAAGAAAGGGTTTTCCGTCCACCTACGCCGGAAACAT GGAGAGCTGGGCAACCACGTGGTCTCTATCTCGATCCCAAGCTCACGTGCCTGTAAGAACCTCTGGAGGTCCTGTGTAGACCACCATACGTTCTTCAATAGGAAGCCCTCTCCTGCAGCTTCAAAACTGAG CTCTGTATACCTGTATCGTAAACTGATTGGTGAGAAGATGCTAAACCCTGCGGTAAGGTCCAGCTCATCAGAACACCTGGAGACCAAGAGCCTACCCTCCCGGTCACCGCCCAGCACACCCAACTG GCGAAGTCCTCGGTTACGTCATGACGTCCGCAAGCGACGCCCGTCATCTGTGGACAACCTGACCAGTGAAATGGGCTATGTGACGGCGAGTGAAGACGTGTTCTTTACTTACAG AAAAAACCAGGAGGAGGGGAAGACAAGCGGCAGTTGGTCCCATAGTGATGATGTCATTGCAGAAGAGGATGACTTGCACCTTTGGGATAAT ACTGTGACGGCTGAGGGAGATCTGCTGCTAGTGAGAATCAGCCCAGATCAAGATGGGAAATTTGGCTTTAATGTTAAA GGAGGTGTGGATCAGAGGATGCCCCTGGCCATTTCTCATGTTAACCCTGCATCTCCG GCCGGTCAGTGTGTGCCTCCACTAATGGAGGGGGATCAGGTTTTGTTGATAAATGGGAGGGACATCTCTGAGCACACACATCAGCAGGTGGTCATGTTCATCAAAGCGAGCCGAGAGTCACACAGCAAAGAACTTGCTTTGCTTGTGCGCCGTAAAG GTGTCTCTTTGCGAGCTGAACCTACCCTCCAGTTAGGTCTCACCCTTCCAGGTGAAATATCCCCAATGTGTAGCCGTACATCTGGAGAGACATTGGAAGAGTCTATGACCCGTTTAGAGAAGGGGTTAGTCACTGGCACACTACTGCTACAGTTCGAG AAATTGGACAAGAAGAAAGCTGGAATGTTAATTTCTTGCGCAAAGCTGTCAGACAATATGGACAAGAATCGGTACAAAGATGTATTACCAT ATGACAGCACTAGGGTGGTGTTACAGGAAGAAGGAGATGATTACATCAATGCCAGTCATGTGAAG ACTGAGCCAGCGGGTTGTGCGTTGTGGTACGTAGCATCTCAGGGACCAATGCCAAACACCTGTACTCACTTCTGGAGGAGTGTGTGGGAGCAAGACATCAATGTCATCGTCATGCTGACCACACTGACTGAAAGAGGACGG ACCAAGTGCCACCAATACTGGCCGCATCCTCCCGAAGTAAGGGATTATGGGTACCTTCAGGTGTGCTGTCACTCAGAAGAGTGCAACCTGGCATACGTTACCAGAGAGATAACGCTGACAAATACTAAG TCAGGACAGCAGCGCTCCATCACTCATTTACAGTACGTTGCTTGGCCAGATCATGGGGTACCGGAGGATTCCTCAGACTTCCTGGATTTTGTCCAATCAGTGAGAAGTATGAGAAGAGACTCTGTGCCTCTAATGGTACACTGCAG TGCTGGGATTGGGCGGACAGGTGTGCTGATCACCATGGAGACCGCCCTG
- the ptpn3 gene encoding tyrosine-protein phosphatase non-receptor type 3 isoform X2 translates to MTSPWCVLGNKITSLGWADLSKHTHMPHSGLICVVLFPDGTTQNFTVNKNDAGHLLFDLACEQLKIIEKQYFSLQISEDTSSSPRWLDPNKPFKKQLKGSDPFFLIFRVRFFISDPNSLQHEQTRHFYFLQIKKDICEGRLKCPLSSAVVLASYAVQSELGDYVPETPPGYLSHTHFIPDQDHEFIAKVESLHPQHKGLCQSEAELCYLNTARTLDLYGVELHNAQDIHNPSLWVGITSGGVALFSNLICTSFFPWINIIKMSFKKKGFSVHLRRKHGELGNHVVSISIPSSRACKNLWRSCVDHHTFFNRKPSPAASKLSSVYLYRKLIGEKMLNPAVRSSSSEHLETKSLPSRSPPSTPNWRSPRLRHDVRKRRPSSVDNLTSEMGYVTASEDVFFTYRKNQEEGKTSGSWSHSDDVIAEEDDLHLWDNTVTAEGDLLLVRISPDQDGKFGFNVKGGVDQRMPLAISHVNPASPAGQCVPPLMEGDQVLLINGRDISEHTHQQVVMFIKASRESHSKELALLVRRKGVSLRAEPTLQLGLTLPGEISPMCSRTSGETLEESMTRLEKGLVTGTLLLQFETKCHQYWPHPPEVRDYGYLQVCCHSEECNLAYVTREITLTNTKSGQQRSITHLQYVAWPDHGVPEDSSDFLDFVQSVRSMRRDSVPLMVHCSAGIGRTGVLITMETALTLMENEKPVYPLEIITLLREQRAMLVQASCQFSFVCEAILRVYREKFKQSQTPKS, encoded by the exons ATGACATCCCCATGGTGTGTGCTCGGAAACAAGATCACTTCTCTTGGATGGGCTGATCtgtccaaacacacacacatgccaCACTCCGGCCTCATCTGTGTAGTGCTCTTCCCTGACGGCACGACCCAAAATTTTACTGTCAAT AAAAACGATGCTGGTCATCTGTTGTTCGACTTGGCTTGCGAACAGCTGAAGATTATCGAGAAGCAGTACTTCAGTCTGCAGATCAGTGAGGACACATCCAGCTCTCCG AGGTGGCTGGACCCCAACAAACCCTTCAAAAAACAGCTTAAGG GTTCAGATCCCttctttttaatatttagaGTACGGTTCTTTATCTCTGACCCAAACTCTCTCCAGCATGAACAGACCAG GCACTTTTATTTCTTGCAAATTAAAAAGGATATTTGTGAGGGGAG ATTGAAGTGTCCTTTAAGCTCTGCAGTGGTATTGGCGTCTTACGCTGTTCAAT ctgagctcGGAGATTATGTCCCTGAAACTCCACCTGGATACCTCAGTCATACCCATTTTATCCCAGATCAAGACCACGAGTTTATCGCTAAAGTGGAGTCATTGCATCCACAACACAA AGGTCTGTGTCAAAGTGAAGCCGAACTATGTTATTTGAATACAGCAAGAACTTTAGACCTTTATGGAGTGGAGCTGCATAATGCTCAG GATATTCATAACCCCTCCCTCTGGGTGGGGATTACATCAGGGGGTGTGGCCTTGTTTTCCAATTTAATTTGCACCAGTTTCTTCCCCTG GATTAACATCATCAAAATGTCATTCAAAAAGAAAGGGTTTTCCGTCCACCTACGCCGGAAACAT GGAGAGCTGGGCAACCACGTGGTCTCTATCTCGATCCCAAGCTCACGTGCCTGTAAGAACCTCTGGAGGTCCTGTGTAGACCACCATACGTTCTTCAATAGGAAGCCCTCTCCTGCAGCTTCAAAACTGAG CTCTGTATACCTGTATCGTAAACTGATTGGTGAGAAGATGCTAAACCCTGCGGTAAGGTCCAGCTCATCAGAACACCTGGAGACCAAGAGCCTACCCTCCCGGTCACCGCCCAGCACACCCAACTG GCGAAGTCCTCGGTTACGTCATGACGTCCGCAAGCGACGCCCGTCATCTGTGGACAACCTGACCAGTGAAATGGGCTATGTGACGGCGAGTGAAGACGTGTTCTTTACTTACAG AAAAAACCAGGAGGAGGGGAAGACAAGCGGCAGTTGGTCCCATAGTGATGATGTCATTGCAGAAGAGGATGACTTGCACCTTTGGGATAAT ACTGTGACGGCTGAGGGAGATCTGCTGCTAGTGAGAATCAGCCCAGATCAAGATGGGAAATTTGGCTTTAATGTTAAA GGAGGTGTGGATCAGAGGATGCCCCTGGCCATTTCTCATGTTAACCCTGCATCTCCG GCCGGTCAGTGTGTGCCTCCACTAATGGAGGGGGATCAGGTTTTGTTGATAAATGGGAGGGACATCTCTGAGCACACACATCAGCAGGTGGTCATGTTCATCAAAGCGAGCCGAGAGTCACACAGCAAAGAACTTGCTTTGCTTGTGCGCCGTAAAG GTGTCTCTTTGCGAGCTGAACCTACCCTCCAGTTAGGTCTCACCCTTCCAGGTGAAATATCCCCAATGTGTAGCCGTACATCTGGAGAGACATTGGAAGAGTCTATGACCCGTTTAGAGAAGGGGTTAGTCACTGGCACACTACTGCTACAGTTCGAG ACCAAGTGCCACCAATACTGGCCGCATCCTCCCGAAGTAAGGGATTATGGGTACCTTCAGGTGTGCTGTCACTCAGAAGAGTGCAACCTGGCATACGTTACCAGAGAGATAACGCTGACAAATACTAAG TCAGGACAGCAGCGCTCCATCACTCATTTACAGTACGTTGCTTGGCCAGATCATGGGGTACCGGAGGATTCCTCAGACTTCCTGGATTTTGTCCAATCAGTGAGAAGTATGAGAAGAGACTCTGTGCCTCTAATGGTACACTGCAG TGCTGGGATTGGGCGGACAGGTGTGCTGATCACCATGGAGACCGCCCTG